From Halanaeroarchaeum sulfurireducens, a single genomic window includes:
- a CDS encoding YegP family protein has protein sequence MVTGDGELGRHRDLYRRARHPRRRRECHSAGDRSPDAALEAAEQRAETAEEATRTARDDAAAAKRESEAVSDEREEVLQAEIDELRSDLAKAESKNRELETEVDELQAGLADTEADEADLAVLLNEHRSSESQFELYEDRGGSWRWRLRHQDGGIIASSSEGHATHNDAQRAMQAVRRDAHGATVLHVESEEELPEAGSSAGFVFADEIESQATFELYEDEGGEYRWRLRHDNGNMIAHGGQGYASRDGAEHSVERIRASVGPAEYLHADPTAIEVYRDEANEWRWRLLHRNGNILAGSGEGYETRVDVRTAIDAIREDIGNLEIEVYEDEAGEFRWRVDGDLDHVIADSGGYESRDGAQKAVERVRTFMPEADLIDVGEAAFEIYVDEGEEHRWRLRHRNGNVLASSGEGYASRTGVWDGIESVKRNAPDAGFEETDD, from the coding sequence ATGGTCACTGGCGACGGGGAACTCGGCCGTCATCGTGACCTATATCGCCGGGCTCGCCATCCTCGGCGTCGCCGGGAGTGTCATTCCGCTGGCGACCGATCCCCCGACGCCGCCCTCGAGGCCGCGGAACAGCGGGCGGAAACCGCTGAAGAAGCCACTCGTACTGCGAGAGACGACGCTGCCGCGGCGAAGCGGGAGTCAGAAGCTGTTTCGGATGAGCGTGAGGAGGTCCTCCAAGCCGAAATCGATGAACTCCGAAGCGACCTCGCGAAGGCCGAATCCAAGAACAGGGAACTCGAGACCGAGGTTGACGAGCTCCAAGCTGGTCTCGCAGACACGGAGGCCGACGAGGCCGACCTGGCGGTTCTCCTGAACGAGCACCGTTCCAGCGAGTCCCAGTTCGAACTCTACGAGGACCGCGGTGGGTCGTGGCGCTGGCGGCTTCGTCACCAGGACGGTGGGATCATCGCGAGCAGCAGTGAAGGCCATGCCACGCACAACGACGCCCAGCGAGCCATGCAAGCGGTCCGGCGCGACGCCCATGGCGCGACCGTGCTCCACGTCGAAAGCGAGGAGGAGCTCCCCGAGGCGGGATCCAGTGCGGGGTTCGTCTTCGCCGACGAGATTGAGAGCCAGGCCACCTTCGAGCTCTACGAGGACGAGGGCGGCGAGTACCGCTGGCGGCTCCGTCACGATAACGGGAACATGATCGCCCACGGTGGGCAGGGCTACGCCTCGCGTGACGGAGCGGAACACTCAGTTGAGCGCATCCGGGCGTCCGTCGGCCCGGCGGAGTACCTCCACGCGGATCCGACCGCCATTGAAGTCTACCGCGATGAGGCGAACGAGTGGCGCTGGCGGCTCCTCCATCGGAACGGCAACATCCTCGCGGGCAGCGGCGAAGGGTACGAGACCCGTGTCGATGTCCGGACTGCCATCGACGCCATTCGCGAAGATATCGGGAACCTGGAGATCGAGGTGTACGAGGACGAGGCCGGCGAGTTCCGCTGGCGCGTCGACGGCGATCTCGACCACGTCATCGCCGACAGCGGCGGGTACGAGTCCCGCGACGGAGCCCAGAAGGCCGTCGAACGGGTGCGGACGTTTATGCCTGAGGCCGATCTGATCGATGTCGGCGAGGCGGCGTTCGAGATCTACGTGGACGAGGGCGAGGAGCACCGCTGGCGGCTCCGCCACCGGAACGGGAACGTCCTCGCAAGCAGTGGCGAAGGGTATGCAAGCCGGACTGGCGTGTGGGATGGTATCGAGAGCGTGAAGCGCAACGCCCCTGACGCCGGATTCGAGGAGACTGATGACTGA
- a CDS encoding mechanosensitive ion channel family protein, protein MFHGTLVNDLIPNPSVYLRVVRFLAILVIGIVLIRAVLIPVTRRVLRKREVGTEAINSVLSLTSVIGYFLSFTIALQAANFGSIVTILGAMAAAFVLAMGFGMRDQISNIVGGLLIYVSNPFIVGDYIKSQTAEGVVESINLVSTTLAGSSSQKIVVPNAQLTTEELKNYTKDSRTKASIRVTLPLEQLEEGLIDSKTSLTNVQRCLMTPHLTSSIAKRTVRCMLSCISGWKPREPRRKSRAIFSKISLERWWKPNLPT, encoded by the coding sequence ATGTTCCACGGCACACTCGTAAACGATCTCATTCCGAATCCCAGTGTGTACCTTCGGGTAGTTCGTTTCCTTGCCATACTCGTCATCGGTATAGTATTGATTCGAGCAGTCCTCATCCCGGTGACCCGCAGGGTACTGCGGAAGCGAGAAGTTGGCACTGAAGCGATCAATTCCGTGCTGAGTCTCACCAGCGTCATTGGGTATTTTCTGAGTTTCACGATAGCGTTGCAAGCCGCAAATTTCGGCAGCATAGTGACGATACTCGGTGCGATGGCCGCAGCCTTTGTACTCGCTATGGGGTTTGGAATGCGAGATCAGATTTCAAACATCGTTGGCGGGTTGTTAATCTATGTTTCCAATCCGTTCATCGTGGGTGATTATATCAAATCCCAAACCGCCGAAGGTGTTGTCGAATCGATCAACCTTGTATCTACCACCCTGGCCGGAAGTTCAAGTCAAAAAATTGTGGTTCCGAATGCACAGTTAACGACCGAAGAGTTGAAGAATTATACCAAAGACTCTCGGACGAAAGCGTCCATCCGGGTAACACTCCCCCTTGAACAGCTCGAGGAGGGGTTGATAGACTCAAAGACATCGTTGACAAACGTTCAGAGGTGCTTGATGACCCCGCACCTGACATCTTCTATAGCGAAACGGACGGTGAGGTGTATGCTGAGCTGCATTTCTGGTTGGAAACCTCGGGAACCTCGAAGGAAATCAAGAGCGATATTCTCGAAGATTTCACTCGAGAGATGGTGGAAGCCGAACTTACCGACATAG